One Mycolicibacterium rufum genomic window, CCCGCTCGGCACGGCCGTGGCCATCGAGTTCACCGGCCCGGTGGCCGTCGCGGTGCTCGGCTCCCGCCGGATACGGGACTACGCCGCCGCCGTGCTGGTCGGCGCCGGGGTCTACCTGCTGGCCGGCGCGCAGACCGGGGTCGACGGCGCCGGCGTGGCGTTCGCGCTGCTGGCCGCCGCGCTGTGGGCCGGCTACATCCTGCTCGGTAAGCGGGTGGCCGACGCCGGGGCGGGCGTGGACTCGCTGGCCGTCGGCATGGCCGTCGCCGCGCTGCTGTCGGCGCCTGCGTTGCTCGGCGCACAGGGCGTCATCGACGCGTCGGTGCTCGTCGAGCCGCGCACCTGGCTCGTGGGCGCCGGCGTCGGGGTGCTCTCCAGTGCGATCCCGTACGCGCTCGACCAACCGGTGCTGGCCCGCGTCGGCCGCGCCCGCTTCGCGCTGCTGCTCGCCCTGCTGCCGGCCACTGCCGCCGTGGTCGGCGCGGTGGCACTGGCCCAGCGGCCCGACGCGGCCGAGGTCGCCGGCATCGCGCTGGTGATGGCCGCGCTCGTGCTCAGCGCCCGGGCGGCGCGCCACACCGCCGGTCCCGACGGCAGAATCGACCCATGAGCTGCTGCCACTCCGACTTCGACACCGCGTTCACCGTCGACGCGTCACGTATCACCTTCGGCCGCGGCTGCCTCCGCGAAGCCGGCGACCGCGCCCGGGCGCTGCGCATGCGCCGGGTCGCGTTGTTCTCCGACCCGTCGGTGGCCCGGCTCGCGTTCTTCGCCACCGCGCACGACGCGCTGCGCGACGCCGGCCT contains:
- a CDS encoding EamA family transporter, with amino-acid sequence MPGWSVPLFFVVGAVSQYVGAAIGVTLFETTAPSTVAWLRAAGAAAVLIAWRRPWRRRWTRPALLAAAMFGVVTLAMNVAFYEAIARIPLGTAVAIEFTGPVAVAVLGSRRIRDYAAAVLVGAGVYLLAGAQTGVDGAGVAFALLAAALWAGYILLGKRVADAGAGVDSLAVGMAVAALLSAPALLGAQGVIDASVLVEPRTWLVGAGVGVLSSAIPYALDQPVLARVGRARFALLLALLPATAAVVGAVALAQRPDAAEVAGIALVMAALVLSARAARHTAGPDGRIDP